From the genome of Clostridia bacterium:
AAGGGCGGTGCGGACGAGCTTTCATCACAGAATGTGAGAAGTTTTCTTCCGGATAAATATAAGGATATAAGCCTTAATGTGTTAAAAAGCGTAGATTCGACAAATACGCGCTTAAAGGAGATGGCCGCCTCGGGCGCGCCGTCAGAGAGCGTGCTGATAGCGCAGACGCAGACAGCGGGACGCGGCCGTCAGGGAAGGAGCTTTTATTCTCCGCCGAATACGGGACTTTATATGAGCATATTATTAAGGCCGAAGGGCAGTTTTAATGACGCGCAGCTTGCAACTATACGCGCCGCCGTAGCGGTAAGGCGCGCGCTGTTTAACACTGTCGGCATAGAAAGCGAGATAAAGTGGGTAAACGACGTATATTACAAAAATAAGAAGGTATGCGGCATACTTACAGAAGCCGCAATGGATTTTGAGAGCCAAGGAGTAGATTATCTGGTAACCGGTATAGGAATAAACTGCACTACAAAGGAGGAGCAGTTCCCATACGACGTGCGGTCTGTCGCAGGCTCGATAGAGCTTAAGAACGCGACGCGCGCCGAGCTTGCCGCTTGTGTAATAAAGGAATTTTTAGATCTGCAAAGCGTGCCTTCGGGCGAGCTTATAAATGAGTACAGAAGCTGCTCCATGATGATGGGAAAGCGCATTTCATTCGAACGCGCCGGACGTACATATATTGCGACGGCTGTAGATATAAACGACAGCGGAAATCTTGTAGTACGA
Proteins encoded in this window:
- a CDS encoding biotin--[acetyl-CoA-carboxylase] ligase, whose translation is MSTKHDVLDILKKNTDREMSGQQIADILGLSRAAVWKAVKALRSEGFEIEAATKRGYVLKGGADELSSQNVRSFLPDKYKDISLNVLKSVDSTNTRLKEMAASGAPSESVLIAQTQTAGRGRQGRSFYSPPNTGLYMSILLRPKGSFNDAQLATIRAAVAVRRALFNTVGIESEIKWVNDVYYKNKKVCGILTEAAMDFESQGVDYLVTGIGINCTTKEEQFPYDVRSVAGSIELKNATRAELAACVIKEFLDLQSVPSGELINEYRSCSMMMGKRISFERAGRTYIATAVDINDSGNLVVRFPEGEKETLYSGEVHILKGFISD